One window of Gavia stellata isolate bGavSte3 chromosome Z, bGavSte3.hap2, whole genome shotgun sequence genomic DNA carries:
- the ARL14EPL gene encoding ARL14 effector protein-like, with protein sequence MSDHVEKNCKKSNSSQETPAEGNVSPAKDCSVTQKQLQQLEKQLKCLAFQNPGPQVADFNPETREQKKKARMSQMKQDFFYKPKITKKYDKHGRLLCNNMDLCDCLEKNCLGCFYPCPKCNSNKCGPECRCNRKWVYDTIETEAGNVISVLPFFVPD encoded by the exons ATGAGTGATCATGTGGaaaaaaactgcaagaaaagcaaTTCTTCCCAGGAAACACCTGCAGAAGGAAATGTCTCTCCTGCTAAGGATTGCTCAGTAACACAAAAACAATTG CAACAACTcgagaaacaattaaaatgctTAGCCTTTCAAAATCCAGGACCTCAGGTAGCTGACTTCAATCCTGAAACtagagagcagaaaaagaaagcacgCATGTCACAGAtgaagcaagattttttttataagccCAA AATTACAAAGAAGTATGATAAACATGGCAGGCTGCTTTGTAATAACATGGATTTGTGTGATTGCCTGGAAAAGAACTGCCTAGGTTGCTTCTATCCTTGCCCCAAATGCAATTCGAACAAATGTGGACCAGAATGTCGCTGCAATAGGAAATGGGTTTATGATACAATTGAGACTGAAGCTGGGAATGTGATCAGCGTGTTGCCATTTTTTGTCCCTGACTGA